One genomic segment of Sminthopsis crassicaudata isolate SCR6 chromosome 2, ASM4859323v1, whole genome shotgun sequence includes these proteins:
- the LOC141559131 gene encoding uncharacterized protein LOC141559131 isoform X2, with protein sequence MLDQEGLRSCTSEQEITLEMKDTTEEITLSVVEPHNPRIISRCNVTWREICATHEKIHTGEKHYECNQCGKGFRKGRYLIAHQRTHTGEKPYECSQCGKAFCSKGALITHEKIHTGEKPYECNQCEKAFTQKGALIIHERTHTGEKPYECSQCGKAFCSKGALITHEKIHTGEKPYECNQCEKAFSSKGDLIRHERIHTGEKPYECNHCGKAFTRKGALIVHQRTHTAKKSYECNQCGKTFRKRRALTIHQRIHSEEKPYECNQCGKAFIKRQSLTEHQRIHTGEKPYECNQCGKAFIKRGALTVHQRIHTGEKPYECNQCGKAFIQKGALTIHQRIHTGEKPYECIQCGKAFIKRVSLIVHQKIHTGEKPYECNQCGKTFRYKRNLTEHQRIHIGEKPYECNQCGKTFTQSESLTEHQRIHTGEKPYECNQCGKTFIKRQSLTEHQRIHTGEKPYECNQCGKTVRYKRNLTIHQRIHTGEKPYECNKCGKTFRYKRNVIEHQRIHTGEKPYECNQCGKGFRFKGSLIGHQISHTGEKSYDLVTFRDVAVDFTQEEWGLLDPPQRELYKEVMLENAWNLLSLGLPIPREDVISYFKQREVPWMLEQEGLSSCSRVVFSEQEIRLEKKDTTEEKSLSVVEPHRPRSISHCDFTWREICATTHEKIHTGEKPYECNQRGKDFRKRGTLTIHQRIHSEEKPYKCNQCGKGFTERKALNVHQEIHTVGKRYGCNQCGKTFSSKGYFTVHLRIHTGEKPFECNLCGKAFTERKVLNVHQKIHTGERPYECNQCGKGFTERNVLIEHQRIHTGEKPYECNYCVKTFRQKTHLTRHQRIHTGEKPYECNQCGKAFRHKEALTVHHRFHKGEKPFECNLCGKAFSKKTSLTGHQRIHTGEKPYECKQCGKGFIQKESLNRHQRIHTGEKPYECKQCGKCFIKRYSLTEHQRIHNGETL encoded by the exons aGCAAGAGATCACACTTGAAATGAAGGACACCACTGAGGAGATAACTCTTTCTGTGGTAGAACCTCACAATCCAAGAATTATAAGTCGCTGTAACGTTACTTGGAGAGAAATCTGTGCTACACATGAGAAaatccacactggggagaaacattatgaatgtaaccagtgtggaaaagGTTTTAGAAAAGGGAGATATCTTATTGCACATCAgagaacccacactggagagaaaccttatgagtgtAGCCAGTGTGGAAAAGCTTTTTGCAGCAAGGGAGCTCTTATTACACATgagaaaatccacactggagagaaaccttatgagtgtaaccagtgtgaaaaggcttttacacaAAAGGGAGCTCTTATTATACATGAgagaacccacactggagagaaaccttatgagtgtAGCCAGTGTGGAAAAGCTTTTTGCAGCAAGGGAGCTCTTATTACACATgagaaaatccacactggagagaaaccttatgagtgtAACCAGTGTGAAAAGGCTTTTAGCAGCAAGGGAGATCTTATTAGACAtgagagaatccacactggagagaagccttatgagtgTAACcactgtggaaaggcttttacacgAAAGGGAgctcttattgtacatcagagaactcacactgccaagaaatcttatgaatgtaaccagtgtggaaagacttttagaaaaagaagagctcttactatacatcagagaatccactctgaagagaaaccttatgagtgtaaccaatgtggaaaggcttttataaaaagacaatctcttactgaacatcagagaatacacactggggagaagccttatgaatgtaaccagtgtggaaaggcttttataaAAAGGGGAGCCCTTACAGTACATcaaagaattcacactggagagaaaccttatgaatgtaaccaatgtggaaaggcttttatacAAAAAGGAGCTCTTactatacatcagagaatccacacgggagagaaaccttatgaatgtatccaatgtggaaaggcttttataaAAAGGGTTtctcttattgtacatcagaaaatccacactggagagaaaccttatgaatgtaatcaatgtggaaagacttttagataTAAGAGAAATcttactgaacatcagagaatccacattggggagaaaccttatgaatgtaatcagtgtggaaagacttttacacAAAGCGAGTCCcttactgaacatcagagaatccacactggggagaagccttatgaatgtaatcaatgtggaaagacttttataaaaagacaatctcttactgaacatcagagaatccacactggggagaagccttatgaatgtaatcaatgtggaaagactgTTAGATATAAGCGCAATCTTactatacatcagagaatccacactggggaaaagccttatgaatgtaataaatGTGGAAAGACATTTAGATATAAGCGAAATGTtattgaacatcagagaatccacactggggagaaaccttatgaatgtaaccaatgtggaaagggtTTTAGGTTTAAGGGAAGTCTTATTGGACATCAGATCAgccacactggagagaaatctTAT GACTTGGTGACATTCAgggatgtggctgtggacttcaccCAGGAGGAGTGGGGCCTCTTGGACCCTCCTCAGAGGGAGTTGTACAAGGAAGTCATGCTGGAGAATGCCTGGAACCTGCTCTCCCTGG GGCTTCCAATTCCCAGAGAAGATGTGATCTCTTATTTTAAGCAAAGAGAAGTACCCTGGATGCTGGAACAAGAAGGCCTGAGCAGCTGTTCTCGAG ttgttttttcagAGCAAGAGATCAGACTTGAAAAGAAGGACACGACTGAAGAGAAAAGCCTTTCTGTGGTAGAACCTCACAGGCCAAGATCCATAAGTCACTGTGACTTTACTTGGAGAGAAATCTGTGCTACTACACATGAGAAaatccacactggggagaaaccttatgaatgtaaccagcgTGGAAAGGATTTCAGGAAAAGGGGAACCCTTAcaatacatcagagaatccacagtgAAGAGAAACCTTACAagtgtaaccagtgtggaaagggtTTTACTGAAAGGAAAGCTCTTAATGTACATCAGGAAATCCACACTGTGGGGAAACGTTATggatgtaaccagtgtggaaaaaCTTTCAGCAGTAAGGGATATTTTACTGTACATctgagaatccatactggagagaaaccttttgaatgtaacctgtgtggaaaggcttttactgAAAGGAAAGTTCTTAATgtacatcagaaaatccacactggagagagaccttatgaatgtaaccaatgtggaaagggtTTTACAGAAAGGAATGTTCTtattgaacatcagagaatccacactggggagaaaccttatgaatgtaactaCTGTGTAAAGACTTTTAGGCAAAAGACACATCTTactagacatcagagaatccacactggagagaaaccttatgaatgtaaccagtgtggaaaggcttttagacatAAGGAAGCTCTCACTGTACATCATAGATTCCACAAAGGtgagaaaccttttgaatgtaacttgtgtggaaaggcttttagcaAAAAGACAAGTCTTACTGGAcaccagagaatccacactggagagaaaccttatgaatgtaagcaaTGTGGAAAGGGTTTTATACAAAAGGAATCTCTTAatagacatcagagaatccacactggagaaaaaccttatgaatgtaagcaatgtggaaagtgttttataaaaagGTATTCTCTTACTGAACACCAGAGAATCCACAAtggagaaaccttatga
- the LOC141559131 gene encoding uncharacterized protein LOC141559131 isoform X1 has protein sequence MPRLPIPREDDLLFKQREAIWMLDQEGLRSCTSEQEITLEMKDTTEEITLSVVEPHNPRIISRCNVTWREICATHEKIHTGEKHYECNQCGKGFRKGRYLIAHQRTHTGEKPYECSQCGKAFCSKGALITHEKIHTGEKPYECNQCEKAFTQKGALIIHERTHTGEKPYECSQCGKAFCSKGALITHEKIHTGEKPYECNQCEKAFSSKGDLIRHERIHTGEKPYECNHCGKAFTRKGALIVHQRTHTAKKSYECNQCGKTFRKRRALTIHQRIHSEEKPYECNQCGKAFIKRQSLTEHQRIHTGEKPYECNQCGKAFIKRGALTVHQRIHTGEKPYECNQCGKAFIQKGALTIHQRIHTGEKPYECIQCGKAFIKRVSLIVHQKIHTGEKPYECNQCGKTFRYKRNLTEHQRIHIGEKPYECNQCGKTFTQSESLTEHQRIHTGEKPYECNQCGKTFIKRQSLTEHQRIHTGEKPYECNQCGKTVRYKRNLTIHQRIHTGEKPYECNKCGKTFRYKRNVIEHQRIHTGEKPYECNQCGKGFRFKGSLIGHQISHTGEKSYDLVTFRDVAVDFTQEEWGLLDPPQRELYKEVMLENAWNLLSLGLPIPREDVISYFKQREVPWMLEQEGLSSCSRVVFSEQEIRLEKKDTTEEKSLSVVEPHRPRSISHCDFTWREICATTHEKIHTGEKPYECNQRGKDFRKRGTLTIHQRIHSEEKPYKCNQCGKGFTERKALNVHQEIHTVGKRYGCNQCGKTFSSKGYFTVHLRIHTGEKPFECNLCGKAFTERKVLNVHQKIHTGERPYECNQCGKGFTERNVLIEHQRIHTGEKPYECNYCVKTFRQKTHLTRHQRIHTGEKPYECNQCGKAFRHKEALTVHHRFHKGEKPFECNLCGKAFSKKTSLTGHQRIHTGEKPYECKQCGKGFIQKESLNRHQRIHTGEKPYECKQCGKCFIKRYSLTEHQRIHNGETL, from the exons aGCAAGAGATCACACTTGAAATGAAGGACACCACTGAGGAGATAACTCTTTCTGTGGTAGAACCTCACAATCCAAGAATTATAAGTCGCTGTAACGTTACTTGGAGAGAAATCTGTGCTACACATGAGAAaatccacactggggagaaacattatgaatgtaaccagtgtggaaaagGTTTTAGAAAAGGGAGATATCTTATTGCACATCAgagaacccacactggagagaaaccttatgagtgtAGCCAGTGTGGAAAAGCTTTTTGCAGCAAGGGAGCTCTTATTACACATgagaaaatccacactggagagaaaccttatgagtgtaaccagtgtgaaaaggcttttacacaAAAGGGAGCTCTTATTATACATGAgagaacccacactggagagaaaccttatgagtgtAGCCAGTGTGGAAAAGCTTTTTGCAGCAAGGGAGCTCTTATTACACATgagaaaatccacactggagagaaaccttatgagtgtAACCAGTGTGAAAAGGCTTTTAGCAGCAAGGGAGATCTTATTAGACAtgagagaatccacactggagagaagccttatgagtgTAACcactgtggaaaggcttttacacgAAAGGGAgctcttattgtacatcagagaactcacactgccaagaaatcttatgaatgtaaccagtgtggaaagacttttagaaaaagaagagctcttactatacatcagagaatccactctgaagagaaaccttatgagtgtaaccaatgtggaaaggcttttataaaaagacaatctcttactgaacatcagagaatacacactggggagaagccttatgaatgtaaccagtgtggaaaggcttttataaAAAGGGGAGCCCTTACAGTACATcaaagaattcacactggagagaaaccttatgaatgtaaccaatgtggaaaggcttttatacAAAAAGGAGCTCTTactatacatcagagaatccacacgggagagaaaccttatgaatgtatccaatgtggaaaggcttttataaAAAGGGTTtctcttattgtacatcagaaaatccacactggagagaaaccttatgaatgtaatcaatgtggaaagacttttagataTAAGAGAAATcttactgaacatcagagaatccacattggggagaaaccttatgaatgtaatcagtgtggaaagacttttacacAAAGCGAGTCCcttactgaacatcagagaatccacactggggagaagccttatgaatgtaatcaatgtggaaagacttttataaaaagacaatctcttactgaacatcagagaatccacactggggagaagccttatgaatgtaatcaatgtggaaagactgTTAGATATAAGCGCAATCTTactatacatcagagaatccacactggggaaaagccttatgaatgtaataaatGTGGAAAGACATTTAGATATAAGCGAAATGTtattgaacatcagagaatccacactggggagaaaccttatgaatgtaaccaatgtggaaagggtTTTAGGTTTAAGGGAAGTCTTATTGGACATCAGATCAgccacactggagagaaatctTAT GACTTGGTGACATTCAgggatgtggctgtggacttcaccCAGGAGGAGTGGGGCCTCTTGGACCCTCCTCAGAGGGAGTTGTACAAGGAAGTCATGCTGGAGAATGCCTGGAACCTGCTCTCCCTGG GGCTTCCAATTCCCAGAGAAGATGTGATCTCTTATTTTAAGCAAAGAGAAGTACCCTGGATGCTGGAACAAGAAGGCCTGAGCAGCTGTTCTCGAG ttgttttttcagAGCAAGAGATCAGACTTGAAAAGAAGGACACGACTGAAGAGAAAAGCCTTTCTGTGGTAGAACCTCACAGGCCAAGATCCATAAGTCACTGTGACTTTACTTGGAGAGAAATCTGTGCTACTACACATGAGAAaatccacactggggagaaaccttatgaatgtaaccagcgTGGAAAGGATTTCAGGAAAAGGGGAACCCTTAcaatacatcagagaatccacagtgAAGAGAAACCTTACAagtgtaaccagtgtggaaagggtTTTACTGAAAGGAAAGCTCTTAATGTACATCAGGAAATCCACACTGTGGGGAAACGTTATggatgtaaccagtgtggaaaaaCTTTCAGCAGTAAGGGATATTTTACTGTACATctgagaatccatactggagagaaaccttttgaatgtaacctgtgtggaaaggcttttactgAAAGGAAAGTTCTTAATgtacatcagaaaatccacactggagagagaccttatgaatgtaaccaatgtggaaagggtTTTACAGAAAGGAATGTTCTtattgaacatcagagaatccacactggggagaaaccttatgaatgtaactaCTGTGTAAAGACTTTTAGGCAAAAGACACATCTTactagacatcagagaatccacactggagagaaaccttatgaatgtaaccagtgtggaaaggcttttagacatAAGGAAGCTCTCACTGTACATCATAGATTCCACAAAGGtgagaaaccttttgaatgtaacttgtgtggaaaggcttttagcaAAAAGACAAGTCTTACTGGAcaccagagaatccacactggagagaaaccttatgaatgtaagcaaTGTGGAAAGGGTTTTATACAAAAGGAATCTCTTAatagacatcagagaatccacactggagaaaaaccttatgaatgtaagcaatgtggaaagtgttttataaaaagGTATTCTCTTACTGAACACCAGAGAATCCACAAtggagaaaccttatga